Proteins encoded together in one Lysinibacillus sp. FSL K6-0232 window:
- a CDS encoding YjjG family noncanonical pyrimidine nucleotidase, with the protein MTMYKTLLFDVDDTLLDFDVAENAALAQVFQQENIPATPEMIARYKEINEAMWRAFERGEITKSALHNTRFAIALQEFGFEVDGAHLEAVFQQYLQQAHPYVEGAYEVITQLAEHYDLYVVSNGITTTQNKRLTDANLAPYFKGIFVSEQTGYQKPMPAFFDYVFERIEDFQKEQTLIIGDSLTSDIKGGLQAGIDTCWFNIHHLENTSAITPHYEIQTLQELYGLLHVKVTQY; encoded by the coding sequence ATGACAATGTACAAAACATTATTATTTGATGTAGATGATACATTATTGGATTTTGATGTAGCGGAGAATGCGGCACTTGCTCAAGTGTTTCAGCAGGAAAATATACCCGCTACACCAGAGATGATTGCACGGTATAAGGAAATTAATGAAGCTATGTGGCGAGCGTTTGAGCGTGGGGAGATTACAAAAAGTGCGCTACATAATACACGTTTTGCGATTGCGTTACAAGAATTTGGCTTTGAGGTCGATGGTGCACACCTTGAGGCAGTTTTTCAACAATACTTGCAGCAGGCACATCCATATGTAGAGGGAGCTTATGAGGTGATTACGCAGTTAGCAGAGCATTACGATTTATATGTAGTTTCAAATGGCATCACAACTACACAAAATAAGCGACTAACAGATGCCAATTTAGCACCATATTTTAAAGGTATTTTTGTATCAGAGCAAACAGGCTATCAAAAGCCAATGCCAGCCTTTTTCGACTATGTATTTGAGCGCATTGAGGATTTCCAAAAAGAGCAAACGCTTATTATTGGAGATTCGCTAACATCCGATATTAAAGGAGGCTTACAAGCAGGCATTGATACGTGTTGGTTTAATATCCATCATCTAGAAAATACCAGTGCGATTACACCACATTATGAAATTCAAACATTACAGGAATTATATGGATTGTTACATGTGAAGGTTACACAATATTAA